Proteins found in one Xyrauchen texanus isolate HMW12.3.18 chromosome 30, RBS_HiC_50CHRs, whole genome shotgun sequence genomic segment:
- the ftr85 gene encoding tripartite motif-containing protein 65 isoform X2 produces MAEEEVGIFVNQELFSCPICMELLREPVTIPCGHNYCMDCIKSYWEQKNQRKICSCPQCRQTFSPRPTLNKNTLFAEVVEKFRHTGIRSHSIHGVMTDEDIANEKQDLVMFCEKELKESQRRCQQVIKAREAELQQLSEATLSLRSSAQAAVEDTERLFTELIKSIETLCSEMTEMIKVKEQAELDEAHGFMEKLEQEIAELKRRDAEYDMLSHLEDKTQFLKRYESLCSLLGVETSPAVLVNPDFSFVMVSRKLTYLNEDIKELCQKKLEKLSEKDSGPLTLDLNTAHRNLSVSAESREVTFSKILTYASVPDHPERFDIHHQVLCRESVSGRCYFEAEWSGKGPVHIAVSYEEISRKGKSTLCAFGHNAQSWSLVCSEDSYAFWHSGKETKIPQMHYAHRTGVYVDFYAGILAFYSITDTLNLIHTIRTTFTQPLYPGFRISSGTSVRLCYPL; encoded by the exons ATGGCAGAAGAAGAGGTAGGTATTTTTGTCAACCAGGAGCTGTTCAGTTGTCCAATCTGTATGGAACTTCTGCGAGAGCCTGTCACCATTCCCTGTGGACACAACTACTGTATGGACTGCATTAAGAGCTACTGGGAGCAGAAGAACCAGAGGAAGATATGCAGCTGCCCACAGTGCAGACAGACCTTCTCCCCAAGACCTACGCTCAATAAAAACACACTGTTTGCTGAAGTTGTCGAGAAATTTAGACACACAGGAATCCGTTCCCATTCCATACATGGAGTTATGACAGATGAAGACATTGCAAACGAAAAGCAGGACCTTGTCATGTTCTGTGAG AAAGAGCTTAAGGAATCTCAAAGGAGATGCCAGCAAGTAATAAAGGCCCGCGAGGCAGAGCTACAGCAGCTGAGTGAAGCCACACTGTCTCTCAGG AGTTCTGCACAGGCTGCAGTGGAGGACACGGAGAGGCTCTTTACTGAGCTGATTAAGTCCATTGAGACGTTGTGCTCTGAGATGACAGAGATGATCAAAGTGAAGGAGCAGGCGGAATTAGACGAGGCACATGGGTTTATGGAAAAACTAGAGCAGGAGATCGcagaactgaagaggagagatgCAGAATATGACATGCTTTCACACCTTGAAGACAAAACTCAGTTCCTGAAG CGTTATGAGTCACTGTGTAGTCTGCTGGGGGTGGAGACCTCTCCTGCAGTTCTAGTCAATCCAGACTTTTCTTTTGTGATGGTGTCAAGAAAACTCACATATCTGAATGAGGACATTAAAGAGCTTTGCCAGAAGAAACTGGAGAAATTATCTGAGAAAG ATTCAGGTCCTCTGACTCTAGACCTTAATACAGCTCACAGAAACCTCAGTGTGAGCGCAGAGAGCAGAGAGGTGACATTCAGTAAAATACTGACATATGCATCTGTTCCTGATCACCCCGAAAGGTTTGATATCCATCACCAAGTCCTGTGCAGAGAGAGCGTGTCTGGTCGTTGTTACTTCGAGGCCGAGTGGAGCGGGAAGGGTCCGGTGCATATAGCCGTGTCTTATGAGGAGATCAGCCGGAAAGGAAAGAGTACCCTATGTGCATTTGGACACAATGCCCAGTCCTGGAGTCTGGTGTGCTCTGAGGATTCATATGCATTCTGGCACAGTGGAAAAGAGACTAAGATTCCCCAAATGCATTATGCTCATAGGACTGGCGTTTATGTTGATTTCTACGCTGGAATTTTGGCCTTTTACAGCATCACAGACACATTGAATCTCATCCACACAATTCGGACTACATTCACACAACCGCTCTATCCTGGCTTTAGGATTAGCTCTGGGACAAGTGTGAGACTTTGCTATCCACTTTAA
- the ftr85 gene encoding tripartite motif-containing protein 16-like protein isoform X1: protein MAEEEVGIFVNQELFSCPICMELLREPVTIPCGHNYCMDCIKSYWEQKNQRKICSCPQCRQTFSPRPTLNKNTLFAEVVEKFRHTGIRSHSIHGVMTDEDIANEKQDLVMFCEKELKESQRRCQQVIKAREAELQQLSEATLSLRSSAQAAVEDTERLFTELIKSIETLCSEMTEMIKVKEQAELDEAHGFMEKLEQEIAELKRRDAEYDMLSHLEDKTQFLKRYESLCSLLGVETSPAVLVNPDFSFVMVSRKLTYLNEDIKELCQKKLEKLSEKVTNLKFIPTPEPKVRDQFLEYSGPLTLDLNTAHRNLSVSAESREVTFSKILTYASVPDHPERFDIHHQVLCRESVSGRCYFEAEWSGKGPVHIAVSYEEISRKGKSTLCAFGHNAQSWSLVCSEDSYAFWHSGKETKIPQMHYAHRTGVYVDFYAGILAFYSITDTLNLIHTIRTTFTQPLYPGFRISSGTSVRLCYPL, encoded by the exons ATGGCAGAAGAAGAGGTAGGTATTTTTGTCAACCAGGAGCTGTTCAGTTGTCCAATCTGTATGGAACTTCTGCGAGAGCCTGTCACCATTCCCTGTGGACACAACTACTGTATGGACTGCATTAAGAGCTACTGGGAGCAGAAGAACCAGAGGAAGATATGCAGCTGCCCACAGTGCAGACAGACCTTCTCCCCAAGACCTACGCTCAATAAAAACACACTGTTTGCTGAAGTTGTCGAGAAATTTAGACACACAGGAATCCGTTCCCATTCCATACATGGAGTTATGACAGATGAAGACATTGCAAACGAAAAGCAGGACCTTGTCATGTTCTGTGAG AAAGAGCTTAAGGAATCTCAAAGGAGATGCCAGCAAGTAATAAAGGCCCGCGAGGCAGAGCTACAGCAGCTGAGTGAAGCCACACTGTCTCTCAGG AGTTCTGCACAGGCTGCAGTGGAGGACACGGAGAGGCTCTTTACTGAGCTGATTAAGTCCATTGAGACGTTGTGCTCTGAGATGACAGAGATGATCAAAGTGAAGGAGCAGGCGGAATTAGACGAGGCACATGGGTTTATGGAAAAACTAGAGCAGGAGATCGcagaactgaagaggagagatgCAGAATATGACATGCTTTCACACCTTGAAGACAAAACTCAGTTCCTGAAG CGTTATGAGTCACTGTGTAGTCTGCTGGGGGTGGAGACCTCTCCTGCAGTTCTAGTCAATCCAGACTTTTCTTTTGTGATGGTGTCAAGAAAACTCACATATCTGAATGAGGACATTAAAGAGCTTTGCCAGAAGAAACTGGAGAAATTATCTGAGAAAG tgACAAACCTCAAATTTATTCCAACCCCTGAGCCCAAAGTCAGAGATCAGTTTTTGGAAT ATTCAGGTCCTCTGACTCTAGACCTTAATACAGCTCACAGAAACCTCAGTGTGAGCGCAGAGAGCAGAGAGGTGACATTCAGTAAAATACTGACATATGCATCTGTTCCTGATCACCCCGAAAGGTTTGATATCCATCACCAAGTCCTGTGCAGAGAGAGCGTGTCTGGTCGTTGTTACTTCGAGGCCGAGTGGAGCGGGAAGGGTCCGGTGCATATAGCCGTGTCTTATGAGGAGATCAGCCGGAAAGGAAAGAGTACCCTATGTGCATTTGGACACAATGCCCAGTCCTGGAGTCTGGTGTGCTCTGAGGATTCATATGCATTCTGGCACAGTGGAAAAGAGACTAAGATTCCCCAAATGCATTATGCTCATAGGACTGGCGTTTATGTTGATTTCTACGCTGGAATTTTGGCCTTTTACAGCATCACAGACACATTGAATCTCATCCACACAATTCGGACTACATTCACACAACCGCTCTATCCTGGCTTTAGGATTAGCTCTGGGACAAGTGTGAGACTTTGCTATCCACTTTAA